Proteins encoded in a region of the Loxodonta africana isolate mLoxAfr1 chromosome 22, mLoxAfr1.hap2, whole genome shotgun sequence genome:
- the LOC100667173 gene encoding olfactory receptor 4P4-like, with product MENINNVTEFILLGLSQNKTNKSLCFLIFLFYCIAIWMGNLLIIISISCSQLTGQPMYFFLNYLAFSDLCYTSMVTPKLLTDLLKERNRISYASCMAQLFAMHVFVGGEIFILTIMAYDRYVAICKPLHYTVIMSRRRCHVLVFACCTGAFLHSFAQSLLTINLPFCGPNEIDHYFCNVYPLLKLACADTYSVRILAVTTSGMMGLVNFVVLMLSYFLILYTVRVYPAKSRSKVLSTCSSHITVVVLFFVPILYIYIRPAATSPEDKVFALFYTIFAPMFNPLIYTLRNMEMKNAMRKVWCHNPLFTGRQME from the coding sequence ATGGAAAATAtcaataatgtcactgaattcatACTTTTGGGACTTTCCCAGAACAAGACAAATAAAAGTTTGTGCTTCctaatattcttattttattgcaTAGCTATTTGGATGGGAAACTTGCTCATAATCATTTCCATCAGTTGCAGTCAGCTAACAGGTCAACCCATGTATTTCTTTCTTAATTACCTTGCTTTCTCAGACCTGTGTTATACCTCAATGGTGACACCCAAGCTACTCACTGACTTACTGAAAGAAAGGAACAGAATTTCTTATGCTAGCTGCATGGCACAGCTTTTTGCTATGCACGTCTTTGTGGGGGGTGAAATcttcatccttacaatcatggcctatgatcgctatgtggccatctgcaaacccctgcactACACAGTCATCATGAGCAGGAGGAGGTGTCATGTATTGGTCTTTGCTTGCTGTACTGGGGCATTTCTGCATTCCTTTGCGCAGTCCCTCCTCACTATCAACTtacccttctgtggccccaatgagATAGATCACTACTTCTGCAATGTCTATCCTTTGCTGAAACTGGCCTGCGCTGACACATACAGTGTCAGGATCCTGGCTGTCACCACTTCAGGCATGATGGGTTTGGTGAATTTTGTTGTCTTGATGCTGTCTTACTTCTTGATTTTGTACACCGTCAGGGTTTACCCTGCCAAAAGCCGCAGCAAAGTTCTTTCCACTTGCAGTTCCCACATAACAGTTGTGGTTCTCTTCTTTGTGCCTATCCTGTACATTTATATTAGACCAGCTGCAACTTCtccagaagataaagtatttgcTCTTTTCTACACCATCTTTGCTCCCATGTTCAACCCTCTGATCTACACTTTGAGAAACATGGAGATGAAGAATGCCATGAGGAAAGTGTGGTGCCACAATCCACTTTTTACCGGAAGGCAAATGGAATGA